The following proteins are encoded in a genomic region of Rhizobium sp. ZPR4:
- a CDS encoding ABC transporter substrate-binding protein — MINRRTFLGLLATTVLPQPVLAADVDNEPEYFADWLRAGQMPHLARRLPKFPRIVNVAAMGRTPGHYGGSVRTIIGSQNDIRFMTIYGYARLVGYDRTLSLQPDILESFTSVNDMVFTFKLRDGHKWSDGHPFTAYDFRYWWEDVILNKELTPGGGALELRPHGSLPRFELLDELTVRYSWDDPNPDFLPILAAPQPLVIAGPSHYLKQFHKKYQDSIRLSSLMKENRVKKWQDLHIKMARSYRPENPNLPVLDPWRNTTAPPAEQFVFERNPYFHRVDENGRQLPYIDRMILNISSSAIIAAKTGAGESDLQANGIDFNDYTFLKEAEKLHPIKVNLWKAARGSRVALFPNLNSADAVWRDVLRDVRVRRALSLAIDRHEVNMAVFYGLGAESANTVLPDSPLYKPEYASAWIAHDPDQANALLDAAGLAKRDEDGIRLLPDGRRMEITVETPGESPLDADVLELVTDHWRKVGIALFTRVSQRDIFRSRAMGGRILMSLWYGLDNGVPTADMNPAELAPTTDDQMQWPLWGMYYLSRETQGVAPDVPEAAKLVKLLREWEAAASSFERAEIWHEMLSIYTDQVFSIGLINATLQPIVHSARMQNVPEKALYGFDPTCFLGVYMPDTFWMKEDRRNA; from the coding sequence ATGATCAACCGGCGCACCTTTCTCGGCCTGCTGGCCACCACCGTTTTGCCTCAACCCGTTCTTGCCGCGGATGTTGACAATGAGCCGGAATATTTCGCCGATTGGCTAAGGGCCGGCCAGATGCCGCATCTTGCCAGGCGTTTGCCGAAATTCCCGCGCATCGTCAATGTCGCGGCCATGGGGCGCACGCCAGGCCATTATGGCGGGTCGGTGCGCACCATTATCGGCAGCCAGAACGATATCCGCTTCATGACGATCTACGGCTATGCCCGTCTCGTCGGCTATGACCGTACCCTGTCGTTGCAGCCTGATATTCTGGAGTCATTCACCTCCGTCAACGACATGGTTTTCACCTTCAAGCTGCGCGACGGACATAAATGGTCGGATGGACATCCTTTCACCGCCTATGACTTCCGCTATTGGTGGGAAGACGTCATCCTCAACAAAGAACTGACACCGGGCGGCGGCGCCCTGGAGTTGCGCCCGCATGGCAGCCTGCCGCGTTTCGAGTTGCTCGATGAGCTGACGGTGCGTTATTCCTGGGATGATCCAAATCCAGATTTCCTGCCGATTCTTGCCGCGCCGCAGCCGCTCGTCATTGCCGGGCCTTCGCATTATCTGAAGCAGTTCCACAAGAAGTATCAGGACAGCATTCGCCTGTCCTCGCTGATGAAGGAAAACCGCGTTAAGAAATGGCAGGATCTGCATATCAAGATGGCCCGTTCCTACCGGCCTGAAAATCCTAACCTGCCCGTGCTCGATCCCTGGCGCAACACGACCGCGCCGCCGGCCGAGCAATTCGTCTTCGAGCGCAATCCCTATTTTCATCGCGTCGACGAAAATGGCCGGCAGTTGCCCTATATAGATCGGATGATCCTGAACATCAGCTCTTCCGCGATCATCGCCGCCAAGACCGGTGCGGGAGAAAGCGATCTGCAGGCAAACGGCATAGATTTCAACGACTACACCTTCCTCAAGGAAGCGGAGAAGCTCCACCCGATCAAGGTCAATCTTTGGAAAGCGGCGCGGGGGTCGCGGGTTGCGCTGTTTCCCAATCTGAACAGCGCCGATGCCGTCTGGCGAGACGTTCTGCGCGATGTGCGCGTGCGGCGAGCCCTGTCGCTGGCGATCGACCGCCACGAGGTCAATATGGCCGTCTTCTACGGCCTTGGCGCCGAGAGCGCCAATACCGTCCTGCCGGACAGCCCGCTCTACAAGCCGGAATATGCGTCGGCTTGGATTGCGCACGATCCCGATCAGGCCAATGCTTTGCTCGACGCCGCCGGTCTTGCCAAGCGCGACGAAGATGGCATTCGCCTGTTGCCGGACGGAAGGCGTATGGAAATCACGGTGGAGACACCGGGCGAAAGCCCGTTGGATGCGGACGTCCTGGAACTGGTCACCGATCACTGGCGCAAGGTCGGGATTGCGCTGTTCACGCGTGTGTCGCAACGTGACATTTTCCGCAGTCGCGCCATGGGCGGGCGTATCCTGATGTCCTTGTGGTATGGCCTGGACAATGGCGTGCCGACGGCGGACATGAACCCGGCAGAACTGGCGCCGACAACCGACGACCAGATGCAATGGCCGCTCTGGGGCATGTATTATCTTTCGCGTGAAACGCAGGGTGTCGCGCCCGATGTTCCGGAGGCGGCCAAACTCGTCAAGCTGCTACGTGAATGGGAGGCGGCCGCCTCTTCCTTCGAGCGCGCCGAGATCTGGCACGAAATGCTGTCGATCTATACGGACCAGGTTTTCTCCATCGGCCTCATCAACGCCACGCTGCAGCCGATCGTGCATTCGGCGCGTATGCAGAACGTGCCGGAAAAGGCGCTTTACGGCTTCGATCCAACCTGCTTTCTCGGTGTCTACATGCCGGATACCTTCTGGATGAAGGAGGATCGCCGGAATGCTTAG
- a CDS encoding ABC transporter permease, producing the protein MLRYIFWRIAVMIPTLIVISMLVFTIIQLPPGDFFESQIAELRAQGETANLQEIENLRHEYGLDQPMPIQYVHWVAGMLHGDFGYSFEYQLPVSDVVGDRLWLTILVSMTTILVTWLIAFPIGIYSATHQYSWGDYGLTFLGLLGIAIPNFMLALILMYFANVWFGVSIGHLMDQQYLSQPMSWEKARSILSHLWIPVIIVGTAGTAGMIRRLRANLLDEMQKQYVITARAKGLHPLKALVKYPLRMALNFFVADIGSILPSIISGAEITAIVLSLETTGPMLIRALQSQDMYLAGSFLMFLAFLNVIGVLISDIALGFLDPRIRLQGRSTK; encoded by the coding sequence ATGCTTAGGTATATCTTTTGGCGCATCGCCGTGATGATCCCGACCCTGATCGTCATTTCGATGCTGGTCTTCACGATCATCCAGCTTCCGCCCGGCGACTTCTTCGAAAGCCAGATCGCCGAGCTGCGCGCCCAGGGCGAGACGGCGAACCTTCAGGAGATCGAGAATCTTCGCCACGAATACGGCCTCGATCAGCCCATGCCGATTCAATACGTCCACTGGGTCGCCGGAATGCTGCATGGCGATTTCGGCTATTCCTTCGAATATCAGCTGCCGGTTTCGGATGTCGTTGGCGACCGCTTGTGGCTGACCATTCTCGTGTCGATGACGACGATTCTCGTGACCTGGCTAATCGCCTTCCCGATCGGCATCTATTCCGCCACCCATCAATATAGCTGGGGCGATTATGGCCTGACCTTTCTCGGCCTGCTCGGCATTGCCATCCCGAATTTCATGCTGGCGCTGATCCTGATGTATTTCGCCAATGTCTGGTTCGGCGTGTCGATCGGCCATTTGATGGATCAGCAATACCTCTCGCAGCCGATGAGCTGGGAAAAGGCGCGCTCGATCCTCTCGCATCTCTGGATCCCAGTCATCATCGTCGGTACGGCCGGGACCGCGGGCATGATCCGCCGTCTTCGCGCCAATCTGCTCGACGAGATGCAGAAGCAATATGTCATCACCGCACGAGCCAAGGGGCTGCATCCTCTGAAGGCTCTGGTGAAATATCCGCTGCGCATGGCATTGAACTTCTTCGTCGCCGATATCGGTTCCATCCTGCCGTCGATCATTTCGGGCGCTGAGATCACCGCTATCGTGCTGTCGCTCGAGACGACCGGCCCGATGTTGATCCGGGCCCTGCAAAGCCAGGACATGTATCTTGCCGGTTCATTTCTGATGTTTCTCGCCTTCCTCAATGTTATCGGCGTGCTGATCTCGGATATCGCACTCGGCTTTCTCGATCCCCGCATCCG